A window of Roseburia hominis A2-183 genomic DNA:
TTATTTTTGACCCGGACGAGACGTACGTGATTGACAAGAACACGTTTTTCAGCAAGGGCAGGAATACCCCGTTTGACGGCAGAAAAGTCACCGGTAAAGTGCGAATGACACTTGTGAACGGACAAGTGGTATATGAAGATAAGGAAAAATAAAAGATCATGCATACAACACAACAGAAATTTGAAGAGACGGCAATCATAATCAAACAGGAAGAGATTGCGGACGATATTTACAGCATGTGGCTGCACACCGAGCAGATCGCGGCGCATGCAAAGGCAGGGCAGTTTGTATCGGTCTACTGTAAGGAAGGCAGCAGGCTGCTCCCGAGACCGATCAGTATCTGTGAGATCGACAGAAAGGACGGCGCGCTCCGTCTGGTATACCGCGTGGCGGGAAAGGGAACCGAAGAGTTTTCTTCCATGCACACCGGTATGCAGCTTAAGGTGATAGGACCACTCGGCAACGGCTTCCCGAAGCAGGAGAAAAAGGCGTTTTTAATCGGCGGCGGCATTGGGATTCCGCCGATGTTAGAGCTCGCAAAAGAGTTAAACTGCGAGAAACAGATTGTGCTTGGATACCGGGATGAGCTGTTTCTGCTGGATGAGTTCCGCAAACAGGGAGAGGTCTATATCGCAACGGAGGACGGCAGTGTGGGAACGGAGGGCAATGTGCTCGACGCCATCCGCGAGAACGGGCTGACCGCGGATGTGATCTACGCCTGCGGACCGCTTCCGATGCTCCGCGCCTTAAAGGAGTATGCCGCAAAGGAAGGCATCGAATGTTGGATCTCCATGGAGGAGCGCATGGCGTGCGGCATCGGCGCCTGCCTTGCCTGCGTCTGCAAGTCCACAGAGAAGGATGCGCATTCCAATGTGAAGAACAAGAGAGTCTGTAAGGAAGGACCGGTATTTCGGGCAGAGGAGGTGGATTTCTGATGAATCTTGGCATTGATCTGTGCGGTGTCGCACTGAAAAATCCGGTTATGACGGCATCCGGCACGTTCGGTTCCGGGGAGGAGTATTCGGAGTTTGTCGATTTGAATAAGCTGGGAGCAGTTGTGACCAAGGGCGTTGCGAATGTGCCGTGGGAAGGAAATCCGACGCCGCGTGTGGCGGAGGTCTACGGCGGCATGCTCAATGCGATCGGTTTACAGAATCCGGGCATTGATCTGTTCGTTGACAGAGACATTCCGTTCCTCAAAAAATATGACACGAAGATCATCGTCAATGTCTGCGGACATACGACGGAGGAATACATTGATGTGGTGGAACGCCTCTCCGACCAGCCGGTAGATCTGCTCGAGATCAATATTTCCTGCCCGAATGTAAAGGAGGGCGGTATTGCGTTCGGACAGAATCCGAAGATGGTCGAAGAAGTCACAAAAGAGATGAAACGCCATGCAAAGCAGCCGGTCATCATGAAGCTTTCCCCGAATGTCACCGACATCACGGAGATGGCGCGTGCAGCGGAAGCGGGCGGTGCGGAT
This region includes:
- a CDS encoding dihydroorotate dehydrogenase, whose amino-acid sequence is MNLGIDLCGVALKNPVMTASGTFGSGEEYSEFVDLNKLGAVVTKGVANVPWEGNPTPRVAEVYGGMLNAIGLQNPGIDLFVDRDIPFLKKYDTKIIVNVCGHTTEEYIDVVERLSDQPVDLLEINISCPNVKEGGIAFGQNPKMVEEVTKEMKRHAKQPVIMKLSPNVTDITEMARAAEAGGADALSMINTITGMKIDIHRRCFALANRTGGMSGPAVHPVAVRMVYQSAQAVKIPIIGMGGIQTAEDAIEMILAGATAVSVGTANFYHPHATEEIVDGIRAYMERYQVEDIRELIGAVHDR
- a CDS encoding dihydroorotate dehydrogenase electron transfer subunit; amino-acid sequence: MHTTQQKFEETAIIIKQEEIADDIYSMWLHTEQIAAHAKAGQFVSVYCKEGSRLLPRPISICEIDRKDGALRLVYRVAGKGTEEFSSMHTGMQLKVIGPLGNGFPKQEKKAFLIGGGIGIPPMLELAKELNCEKQIVLGYRDELFLLDEFRKQGEVYIATEDGSVGTEGNVLDAIRENGLTADVIYACGPLPMLRALKEYAAKEGIECWISMEERMACGIGACLACVCKSTEKDAHSNVKNKRVCKEGPVFRAEEVDF